One Corynebacterium aurimucosum genomic window, TCTATGGCCACGGTTCTCACGGCTCGATGCCGCACCTCAGCGTCGATCCGGTGGTGCTGGCCAGCTCCATCGTTCTGCGGCTGCAGACAATTGTCTCCCGTGAGGTCGACCCCCACCACTTCGCCGTGTTGACTGTTGGCGCCCTGCAGGCGGGCTCGAAAGCCAATATCATTCCGGATGCGGCCACCCTGCGCATCAACATCCGTGCCTATGACGAAGACGTCCGGGCTCAAATCGTAGAGGCGATTCACCGCATTGTTAAGGCGGAGTGCCGGGCAGCGATGTCCCCGCGCGAGCCAGAGTTTGTGCAGAGTGATAATTACCCCCTTACCGTCAACGATGAAGACGTGACCAAAAAGGTGCGCGCGCAGCTTATCGACGTTCTGGGTAGCGACAACGTCCTCGACATGGAGCCGTGGACCGCCTCGGAGGATTTCTCTCGCATCCCCGATGCCTTCGGCGCTCCCTATTGTTTCTGGGGCTTTGGCGGGCGTACCGATGGCGCATCAATTCCTAACCACAATCCGCGCTTTGCGCCGGAGCTGCAGCCGACGCTCACCACGGCGACGCAGGCTCTGATAGCCGCTGCTTACGCCTATCTGGGGAATCAGCGTAAGGATGTCCCTAAGGAGTAGCTAGGAACTGCTTGGTGATGATGGGGCGGTCGACATGCTACTCGCGCACCCAACGCGAAAGCGATCGAGTGTAGCGACGTGGTAGGCGAGTTCTCTCCGGGGGTAGCGAACTCGTCAACATCGCGTTAGGCTGGCTTCTCCATTCGACGGCATCATTTTGCCAGGTGGTACCGGTAATGCGGATATGCTCCGTCTGGACAAGTCCGCTGTAGAAATTGTGCGCAATCACGTCACCCAGGATCTCCCGCTGGGCGTTATTTGCCACGGTGCTTGGATCCTGACCGATGCCGATGTGCTCAAGGGCCGTACCCTTACTTCTTTCCCCAGCTTGCGGACCGACCTGCGTAACGCCGGCGCTACCTGGGTAGACGAAGAGGTTCACTGCGACCAGGGTCTGGTTTCCTCCCGTACCCCGGACGATCTCCCAGCCTTCAACGCTAAGTTGGTTGAGGAATTCGCAGAGAGCCAGCACTAAACCTTATGTTTAGTAAAGCCCGCCGTGCGCAACCTGCGGCTTTTTGCGTCTTGCTTCCGCCGTAAGGCCTCTATATTGTTAGATATTCCTGAAGGGGAGTAGTTCCCTCGGATACTTTCCGAGATGCCTGGTCGACATATTGGCTTTTCCGCCCGGCCAGCCAGCGTTTGCATTGCCTGCGGCGTGAACGAGACCTTCGGTCCGCACCCGAACCGAAGGAGTTTTAAGTTGTCTTCTCTTAGCTCAGAGCAACTACTGCTCGAGCGCTTTATGAAGCTCTCTATCACCACCGCAGTGGCCACGATTGCGCTCAAGGTCATCGCTGCCGCGGTGACGGGATCTGTGGGCTTTCTTTCCGACGCCCTCGAATCCGGCGTTAACCTCGTTGCCGCCGTTGTGGGGTTTGTGGCTATCAAAATTGCGGCAAAGCCGGCCGATGCGAACCATCAGTTCGGTCACGGCAAGGCCGAGTATGTGTCCGCGCTGGTCGAGGGTGTGATGATCTTCGTCGCTGCAGCGATGATTATCTACACAGCCATTCGCCGACTTCTGGATCCGCAGCCGCTGGAGCAACCTGGGCTTGGCCTCCTGCTGTCGCTCGTGGCTTCCTTACTTAACCTGGGCGTGGGCCTTCTGCTTGTGCGCGCGGGCAGGCAGCATCGTTCGGCCACTTTGCAGGCGGACGGAAAGCATCTGCTTACCGACGTCTGGACGTCCGTCGGCGTCCTCCTCGGCATCGGCGCGGTCAGCCTCACGGATTGGTTGTGGCTCGACCCAGTCATCGCGTTTGCCGTGGGCCTCAATATTTTGTGGACTGGCTACAAGTTGCTCAAAGAATCACTGAGCTCCCTGTTGTCGGAGTCCCTTCCTAAGGAAGAGCATGCGCAGCTTGATGCCCTCCTTAACGAACTGGAGGAGCGTCATGACGTGGAGATCACGTCGCGTCGTACCGTTGCTTCGGGCCGCAACCGCTTGGTGTATCTCACGATGGATGTTCCCGGCCAGTGGACAGTGCTGCACTCGCACACTGTTGCCGACAGAATCGAGGACGCCATCGACGAGCTATTCCCCGGCGCTGAGGTCTTTATCCACGTCGAGCCCGCTGGAACGGTTCATCGCCGCATTTTGCGAATGCCGTAACGCTTGCAGCTAACGCAAGCTGGCCACGCCGCGTCCGCCTTCCATTACCCACGGCCAACTGAGACCGTTCTTGGTCAGGACATCATTGCGGATCTCATCGGGGATAATCCATTCCTTGTTGGCATAGCCCAGCAAGTATTCGTCACACTCAGCTCGCAAGGAGAGCGCACGAACGCCGGCATTGTAGGTCTGGCCCTGCAGAGCAAGGAGATGTTCAGCCACTTCTAGCGCCGACGTGAGGGGCCGCGCCGCCGATGATGCAAGGCCTTGAGCAATGAGCCGACGAGCGAGAAGCTCATCGCGGGTAAGTTCCTTCATGGCTGTTTAGGTTAGAGTCGGAAGGTCTTCATCAGCTGCATGCCGGTGGACACCAGCTGACGGAAGCGCTCCGGGGAGATGTACTCCGAGGGCGCAAGCGGGTGTAGGCGTTGCTCGGCCACGGTGCGCTCATTGGCCCACAGGCGCATGCCGGTAATACCGTGGCGGTGGTTCAGGCCAGACTCCTTGACGCCGCCACCGGGTGCGGCGATGGAACCATAGGCGGCTGCGAAGCCCTCATTGATGTTGACCATGCCGGCTTCCAGCTGGGAAGCCACCTTCCACGCGCGGCGGGAGTTTCCGGACCACACCGATGCGGATAGGCCGTAGGTCGTGTCGTTGGCGAGCTGAATGGCTTCGGCGTCGGAACTTACCGTATACACCGCGAGCACTGGGCCGAAGGTTTCGGTGGCATAGAGATCCATCTCTGGGGTCACACCAGTCAGCAC contains:
- a CDS encoding amidohydrolase, which codes for MSIAHILDRAAEATQWQEALYKDLHQHPELSMEEERTRGVIADKLREFPGVEVLEFGGGVVGILRNGVGSTVLERADFDGLPITEDTGLDYSASGEAMHACGHDAHVSALLGATEALAKATDAWSGTFVALFQPGEETAEGAQSMVDAGLTDRVPTSDVAFGQHIFIDKNAPAGSVLIAPGPVLSTATSLTVTVYGHGSHGSMPHLSVDPVVLASSIVLRLQTIVSREVDPHHFAVLTVGALQAGSKANIIPDAATLRINIRAYDEDVRAQIVEAIHRIVKAECRAAMSPREPEFVQSDNYPLTVNDEDVTKKVRAQLIDVLGSDNVLDMEPWTASEDFSRIPDAFGAPYCFWGFGGRTDGASIPNHNPRFAPELQPTLTTATQALIAAAYAYLGNQRKDVPKE
- a CDS encoding cation diffusion facilitator family transporter, producing the protein MSSLSSEQLLLERFMKLSITTAVATIALKVIAAAVTGSVGFLSDALESGVNLVAAVVGFVAIKIAAKPADANHQFGHGKAEYVSALVEGVMIFVAAAMIIYTAIRRLLDPQPLEQPGLGLLLSLVASLLNLGVGLLLVRAGRQHRSATLQADGKHLLTDVWTSVGVLLGIGAVSLTDWLWLDPVIAFAVGLNILWTGYKLLKESLSSLLSESLPKEEHAQLDALLNELEERHDVEITSRRTVASGRNRLVYLTMDVPGQWTVLHSHTVADRIEDAIDELFPGAEVFIHVEPAGTVHRRILRMP